The proteins below are encoded in one region of Phaseolus vulgaris cultivar G19833 chromosome 1, P. vulgaris v2.0, whole genome shotgun sequence:
- the LOC137814909 gene encoding uncharacterized protein encodes MAFQKKKVRFLTIVTAIVAFSVTAKKCKQLVGESASSHTGKFALLNCFDMNSGTLACSVKEGVKLYMNNIRAARVEGARQEATQSALVDVVKQGMTESASVKYAKKEGEKAAKLASRKAKVTMGPIMSSGWDFFESVYYGGTLTEGFFRGSGTLFGTYAGGFLGEQRLGRLGYLVGSQMGSWFGGKLGLMLYDVVNGLHFLLHSVQTL; translated from the exons ATGGCTTTCCAGAAGAAGAAAGTTCGATTTCTAACCATTGTGACTGCCATCGTTGCTTTTAGCGTCACAG CCAAAAAATGCAAGCAACTTGTTGGTGAGAGTGCATCATCCCATACTGGGAAGTTCGCACTCTTAAATTGCTTTGACATGAATTCTGGAACATTAGCATGTAGTGTGAAGGAAGGTGTGAAGCTGTACATGAACAATATCAGAGCTGCTCGTGTTGAAGGAGCAAGGCAAGAAGCAACGCAATCTGCCCTTGTTGATGTTGTGAAGCAGGGAATGACAGAAAGTGCTTCAGTGAAATATGCCAAAAAAGAAGGTGAAAAGGCAGCAAAATTGGCTTCTCGTAAAGCCAAAGTCACTATGGGTCCTATCATGTCTTCAGGATGGGATTTTTTTGAATCTGTGTACTATGGTGGTACTTTGACTGAGGGGTTCTTTAGGGGAAGTGGCACTTTGTTTGGAACTTATGCTGGAGGCTTTCTTGGGGAGCAAAGGCTTGGGAGACTTGGTTACCTTGTTGGAAGTCAGATGGGTAGCTGGTTTGGAGGTAAACTAGGGCTAATGCTATATGATGTCGTTAATGGACTGCATTTCTTGTTGCATTCTGTTCAAACACTATAG